The genomic window GTCCAGAAAAAACATGGTCGCTTGTTCTCCAGTCTCGCCTTTGAACCGGATGTAAGGCTTGATAACAAATTCAATATTAAATTCGACTAAGCGATCACGTAGGACGTGCCAATCTTGCCAATCTAACACCGCTCCAAAATGACGGACGGGCACTTTCTTGCCATCAACATCATTTGTTACAGACGGTCCTGTAAAAGCATCAGGACGAATATGAAAAGATAGTTGGTGGCCGAAAAAATTGAAATCAATCCAGTTCTTTGCTTCACGCCCCACTGAGCAACCTAAGATATCTCGATAAAACAGACGCGTGTCTTCTTTATCTTTGATAGGGTAGGCTAGGTGAAAGACGTCCGCTTGCACAGTTTACTTAGGCCCATATGCATATTCGCCGCCTTTTTCTAAAGCGGCTAAATACGCGGGGCGTGAATGTATTTTTACAACATAATCAAGGCAGGCTTCATAACCGTGTAGCCTGCCTCGGGCTTTAGCGGCCTCTAAAGGAAAGATCATCTGAAAATCGGCGCCTGTCAAATCGTCCCCTGCAAAATATTCACTGCGAGTGAGCGAATATTCACAATAATCCAAGATGCCTTTGATTTCACTAATGATCATGGGCTGTATAGGGGCCGCTGCCTCGCCTAGATACCCTGTATAAAGGGATAAGAGGAGCGGTAGCATCGCAGACCCTTCTGCAAAATGAAGAAAGTGAACATAGTCCACATATTGCTGCGTCCCTTTTTCAGGTCGAAAACGGCCTTCGCCATATTTGTCTAGCAGGTAAACAATGATTGCCCCAGTTTCCGCAACGATTAAGCCGTCATCTTCTATAACCGGGCTTTTCCCTAGTGGATGGACGGCCTTTAATTCTGCTGGAGCGCGGCTTGTGTCTGGGTCTCGTTGATAATGTTTGATTTGATATTCGACACCAAGTTCTTCAAGCATCCAAAGGATACGTTGGGAGCGGGAGTTATTCAAATGGTGTACTATAAGCATAAGCCTGTATGAACAGAGCTTCGTGGTTTAGGCAAGTATATTTTTTCGTCCGTCCGACCCACGGAACTGTAGGGAGTGAACTTTGCCGTCTATGTAAACGTCAACATTGTTGATCTGGTTTAACACAAAACTTCGCATCATTTCAGCCGTGATAGAGATTTCGCCCAGAGGGAGCTCTATTTTCCCTTCCTGATATGTCAGGACATTACCTCTGTCGATTTCGGCCCCCACTAATCTGAGGTCAATAGGTTCACCATTCTGCAAGATAGAGAATGTTTTTTCGACATAGAGGGCCATTTGGGCTCTTTGTCTCAGACGGGTTAAGTCGGGCATATCGATGATTTTGGCTTTAGCGAGCGCCACCTCTGCATCATGCGTGTGGAAAGTGTGAATGACCTGTACCAAACCCGTTTTTGTGGTGATTTCAACACGTGTTTCAGTTGTGGTAAGCTTATGTGCCAAAGCTTTTATGCCAAGCGATGAACAGCTTAATGAAGCAAGGCCAGTTAGTGTTGTTCTGCGTGTGCAAGCCGTAAGTAGAAAGTTACTGTTGAGCATAAACAAAACAACCTAACCGAGGTAAATGAAGGGCCTTAATCACGGCCCAACATTTTCTCCAATGTGCGACGTAAAGAAGACTTCTTTTTATCATCTTCTTTAGTTGTTTTGGCATTCGATTTTTGTGGCGATTGCCCACTTGTCTCATCCGTTGTCAGAGGAACGGCTTTGTCGGAATCCGACTTGGCTTCTTTCTCATCACCTTTGAGTTCTGTCATCATATCAGCCATCATTGAAGAGGCCCGATAATTTGACTTATACATTTCGATTCTGTTTTCTGTGATAACAGGTGGAAAGCTATTATTGTTATAATTTGCGTCGGCTGTTTGATGTTTGGCATCAAGGGTAATCGACGTAATCTTACGGTCTCTGACAATAAGTTTTGTCACGGCTTCGCTATTACGGCGCCAAATCTCAACAGGAATCATCAAATCTTCGGTGTCACCATCGGCATAGGTAAGCGTTAAAGGTAAAGGAGATAGTAAGCCGCCAATGTTCTTGAAATCGACGAAATAATAAAAATTATCGTCTTCCATTGCGCGTTCATATACTTCTTTTTCCCAGTCATTCAGACCAGATAAGAAGGATTTGAACTTGTTTCTGTCCTTGTTTGTTACCGTAAAGCGGTCATGCTTATTGTAGAAATCATTAAGTTCTGGGAAACGCTCAAGGCGTGTTTCTATGCCTTCCTCGCGATTGCGTGTTTGAGTAATAGTTTCAGGTGTGCGTTCTGAGAACTCATCGCGATCTTTATCCTTCTCTGTTTCAGGGTCCTGAGAGGAGATCTTATATTGACGCACATCTGTCACAGCCATGTCCACATGCTCTGTGTCATAGAACCAACCGCGCCAAAACCAATCTAGGTCAACAGCAGAGGCGTCTTCCATAGTGCGGAAGAAATCAGCAGGAGTTGGTCGCTTAAATCTCCAACGTGTAGCGTATTCACGGAAAGCGAAATCAAAAAGCTCACGCCCCATCACTGTCTCACGCAATACCATCAAGGCGGCTGCAGGTTTAGAATAGGCGTTTGGACCGAACTGTAGGACAGAGTCTGACTGTGTCATGATAGGCACCTGATTAGCACTTGTCATATAGCGCGATATGTCATCCATCGGGTTGTTTGACCCCCAACGGCTGATTGGGAAGTTTTCTTCCCACTCATATTCTGCTTGGTACTCAAGGAAAGTATTGAGGCCTTCATCCATCCATGTCCAACGGCGCTCATCAGAGTTAACCGTCATGGGGAAATAGATATGTCCAATCTCATGAATAATTACCCCGATTAGACCATATTTAATCCCACGTGAGTAAGTGACATCACCTGTCTTTTCATTCTCACTTGGACGATAACCATTAAAGGTAATCATAGGGTATTCCATACCGCCACGTTCCCAAGAGTTTACGGATTGCGCGACAGGGTAGGGGTAATTAAAGGCAAATTTGTTGTAAACGTCCATTGTGTGTACAACGGCCTGTGTTGAATATTGTGACCAAATAGGGTCTGCTTCCTTTGGGAAGAAACTCATTGCCGTTACTGTTGGGTTGAATTCGTCGTCTTGTTCAAAGAGCATCGCGTCCCAAATATATTTACGGGAGCTAGACCAAGCAAAATCACGGACGTTTTCAGCTTTAAATTTCCAAGTTTTATTCCCACGCGCTTTGCTTTTCTCATTCGCTTCTGCCTCTTCTGGCGTGACGATATAGCGTGTTTCTTTGGTCGATAAATTACCTAAGCGATTGCGTTGCTCAGCGGTCAAGACCTCTCTTGGGTTCTGAAGAACGCCTGTTGCGGCTACGATATGATCCGAAGGGACGGTCAGGTTGACCTCATAATCGCCAAACTCAAGAGTGAACTCACCACGTCCTAAAAACTGTTTGTTTTGCCAACCCGTATAATCTGTATATGCCGCAAGGCGAGGAAACCATTGCGCTAGGCCGAAGATATAATTCCCGTCTTCTTCAAAATATTCGTATCCACCACGGCCACCAATAGCGACTTCATCAATGATGTTGTGGTCCCAATTTATGTTAATTGTCGTGCGTGCGTCTGGTGCCAATGGAGTTGGCAAATCAATACGCATCATGGAGTCATTAATGGTGTAATTTAGTTTGCGACCATTTTTGTCCGTGACAGCTTTGAAATCAAATCCGTAATCTCTGTCTTCTTGAGCTTGGCTATAGCGCAGGCTAGAAAAAGTTACGCGGTCATTTGCGCTAGTGGCATCACCGCGCCGTGAGCCTGCAGAAGCGGCTGTTGCACTTTCGATCGCGAGACTGCCGTCTTTGAAACGGTTTTGATCCAATGCAACCCAAATGTAACGTAATGAGTCGGGTGAGTTGTTGATGTAGTCAATTGTGGATTTTGCACTAATGCTACGTTCGTCTTCATCTAGCGTAGCGTTGATGACGTAATTCGCTTGTTGTTGCCAATAGGCAGGACCAGGCGCGCCAGCGGCATTGCGGAATATATTGGGTGTTGGTAACTCTGTACCCAGTTGGCGAAATTTTGACACTTGATCAGTTTTGCTTCCGGCGGGGCCATCCGCAAAAGCTTCTGTAGCGATAACCAGTAGGCCAATAGAAACACCCACTGAAATAAAACTAAAGCGTAGCGCATTCGCTAATTTTGACATTGTTGTTACCCTGTTACATATGAATAAATCTTGATAAGCGTTATAAACAGAAAATCACTAGCTTATTCTCATATAATGCGAAAAATTTTTGGGTTTTCATTCTGTGTGTGCATACATTGTAGGATAAGAATGCTTTGGAGGCGTATATTATGATAGATAATCGCATTATTAATGCTGAGGGTCTTTCTGTCGTCATGTCTCTTAGTCCATTGCAAGTCCCTTGGTCACTTTAATGACGATTAACCCTAAACTTCCTGATTTCAATGAAACCGTTTCTTTAAACGAATCAGGTGCTTTTGCTGAGGGAGGAAACAGATTGTGTTTTGTTCACCCGCAAGACGCTCGACTATGCATCAAGGTGAGTAAACCAGGCGCTGTGAAGAAAGCGCGTGACGCGAAGCCACTCTATAAACGCGCGCGTTCTCTATCTGCTTTTGATGACAATATGGGGGAGTTCAAGGCGTATCATCAAAGCGCGATTCGGCACCCAAGAGTGTCTCAAGAGAGACTATGGGCGCATCTCCCCCGATGTTATGGCTGGCAAAACACTAGCCTTGGTTTGGGATTGGTTTCAGACTTTTATCAAAATGAGAATGGTGAGGCCGCGGCGTCATTAGAACATCTGTTGATAAATACAGATTTATTAGCGAGCTATAAGAAGAAGCTTCTCGAATTCTCTGATTATCTACGAGAGACTGGGGTGCTGACTAAGAATATCTTGCCCCATAACTTAGTTTTGGCAAATGATGGCCGTTTAAAATTAATAGATGGTCTGGGTCGGTTGGGGTTTATACCAACAGTCGAGTGGAGTGAAAAAGCTCGCCGAAATTATATTGAAAGGCGGATTAAGAAAATGTTCCTCCGAGTTGAATGGGAATTCAACGGTAGAGAGAGACCATGGAACGAAGTCGAAAAAAAAGGAAGGTTATGAATACTCATACCTTCCTTTCTTATATAGAATTAGTTCTAGACTAATCTTTTAGCATGTCGTCGCGTAGGCTTCTAAATTCAGTGCCTTCATACCAATTTGGCCAATCTTCCGAATTGGCTATGTTAAGCCCAAGGTCATAGAAAATTTCTGTGACTTGCTTAATCCCCGTTAGGTCCCAGCTATTGTCGTATTCGTCACCAGGTTTGTGATAGCGCTCTTTTGTATAACCATTAGCGAAGTCCTCTCCATATGTCAGGCCATTCATAAAGTGGTCGTTACCAAGGTCAGCATAAAGCATTGGAACGCCTTTTTTAGCGAGGCTAATATGGTCTGAACGGTAATAATATCCCGCTTCAGGCTTATCATCTGGAACAATATACATATCTCGTTCGTCCAAGACTGTTTTCAAACGGTCTTCAAGTTCGGAGGCGCCGAACCCCATAACTTTTACATCTTTGGTTTTCCCCAAAGGCAATATGGCGTCGATGTTTACACCTGCGACTGTGTTCTTAAGAGGAACAAGAGGCGCGTCACCATAATAAGCTGAACCAAGGAGGCCTGATTCTTCTGCTGTGACGGCGACAAAAATAACAGAACGCTCAGGCTTGGCCCCTTGAGCCATAGCCTCACCAATTTCGATGATTGCAGCCGTGCCAGTGGCATTATCAACAGCGCCGTTATAAATTTTATCGTCGCCTTCTAAGTTGTCATTTTTCCCTAAATGATCCCAATGTGCCATGTAGAGAACATATTCATCTGGGCGGACAGCCCCCTTAATTTCCCCCGCGACATTGCGAGATGTGGTCGTTTGAACAGTCTGCTCAATTTTAGCGTTGAGGCGTAACTCACCCATAGGAACAGGTTTAAAGTCTTTCGTTACAGCTTGGTTTTTCAACTGCCCATAATCAAGACCAGCTGCTTCAAAAAGTTGTTTGGCCGCGTCTAGGTGAACCCATCCTTCTAACGCTGCACGAGAGGCGCCGCGATCAGGCCGTACAAGATCATATTGCGCCCCTGTCCAAGAGCCGGCAACGACATCCCACCCATAACTCGCTGGAGCTGTTTCATGTACTATGATAGCGCCTGCAGCACCTTGGCGCGCAGCTTCTTCATATTTATATGTCCAACGACCATAATATGTCATGGCATTGCCTTTGAATAAGGCTTCATCTTTTGTAGCAAAACCTGGGTCGTTGACCAAGATTACGACGGTTTTTCCTTTAACGTCTAATCCTTCATAGTCATTCCAACCATATTCAGGGGCCGTGATTCCGTATCCCACAAATACAAGTTCTGATTCTGTAACGTTGACAGTTTTGTCTAAGCGTTTCGTCCAATAAACCGCATTCGTTTTTAGGTCAGCTTCAAGAATATTTGAATCATCACTGGCCTTATGAATGTTCATAAAAGAGCCAGCATTGACCGTGGCTTCGGTCAATTCTACATTTTGGAAATATGTCCCACTGTCACCCGCCGGAGAAAGGCCTGCTAGCGCCATTTCATCAGCAATATATTGAGAAGCGGCTTGTCCGCCGGGTGTCCCAGGCGCGCGACCTTCAAATTCATCAGACGCAAGGCGTTCAATTCTGCGGCCCAAATCTGCTGCGGAGATTGATGTATCCCCAAGGGTTGGTGTTGTGGGTTCTGAGCTGCAAGCTGTAAAAAGCATTGCAGTAAGACTTACAGTTGCTAGTAACTTTATGGGTGACACTCTACACTCCTGTCGCGGCGATATACGAATTTGTTTTACGCCTCTTGCTTGAAATATTGTTGAAAGTGTTCAACCACATTCCAGAGCGCTTTAAAAGATGTAATCAGGCGATGCTTGAATTAGGAAATAAAATTATGGGTATAAAATTAAAGGCTGTTTTATCTGCAGCGATTTTATTTTGTCTCGCGCTTAACGCTTGTTCAGATGCGGCTGTCAACAATGATACAGTCAATTCTGTCAAGGCTGTTCAGGAACATGTCAGCTTATCACCCGAGTTAAAGACACTGATCGACACGGCGATGGAAGGCACCCATGGGTATGATATTACGCGCGAACTGACGACTGAGGTTGGACCGAGATTGGCAGGAACAGACGCTGAGGCGAGAGCGCGGGATTGGGCTGTTGACAAGTTTAAAGAGCTTGGCCTTCAAAATGTAAGAATTGAACCCTTTACAATACCCGGCTGGGTGCGAGGCGTTGAGACAGCCTCTATACTCTCGCCATATCCTCAAGATCTATACATTACGGCTTTGGGCGGGTCTGTTGCGACCCCTGATGAGGGCGTGAAGGCTGAGATTGCTTATTTCCCAACATTTGAAGATTTAGAATCCGCCCCCGAAGGTGGGTTAGAAGGTAAAATTGTCTTTATATCGGGTAAGATGGAAAAGGCGCCGGATGGGGCTGGCTATGGTCCTGCCAATCGCAAACGACGTTCGGGAGCCACTGAAGCCGGAAGGCGCGGCGCCATAGCCGTCGTTATTCGTTCTGTCGGTACGGATAGCCACAGGTTTCCACATACAGGGCAAATGCGTTATTCTCCTGATGTGAAACCTATTCCTATCGGCGCTCTATCAGCGCCAGATGCCGACCAGTTGGAACGTATGTT from Litorimonas taeanensis includes these protein-coding regions:
- a CDS encoding M1 family metallopeptidase codes for the protein MSKLANALRFSFISVGVSIGLLVIATEAFADGPAGSKTDQVSKFRQLGTELPTPNIFRNAAGAPGPAYWQQQANYVINATLDEDERSISAKSTIDYINNSPDSLRYIWVALDQNRFKDGSLAIESATAASAGSRRGDATSANDRVTFSSLRYSQAQEDRDYGFDFKAVTDKNGRKLNYTINDSMMRIDLPTPLAPDARTTININWDHNIIDEVAIGGRGGYEYFEEDGNYIFGLAQWFPRLAAYTDYTGWQNKQFLGRGEFTLEFGDYEVNLTVPSDHIVAATGVLQNPREVLTAEQRNRLGNLSTKETRYIVTPEEAEANEKSKARGNKTWKFKAENVRDFAWSSSRKYIWDAMLFEQDDEFNPTVTAMSFFPKEADPIWSQYSTQAVVHTMDVYNKFAFNYPYPVAQSVNSWERGGMEYPMITFNGYRPSENEKTGDVTYSRGIKYGLIGVIIHEIGHIYFPMTVNSDERRWTWMDEGLNTFLEYQAEYEWEENFPISRWGSNNPMDDISRYMTSANQVPIMTQSDSVLQFGPNAYSKPAAALMVLRETVMGRELFDFAFREYATRWRFKRPTPADFFRTMEDASAVDLDWFWRGWFYDTEHVDMAVTDVRQYKISSQDPETEKDKDRDEFSERTPETITQTRNREEGIETRLERFPELNDFYNKHDRFTVTNKDRNKFKSFLSGLNDWEKEVYERAMEDDNFYYFVDFKNIGGLLSPLPLTLTYADGDTEDLMIPVEIWRRNSEAVTKLIVRDRKITSITLDAKHQTADANYNNNSFPPVITENRIEMYKSNYRASSMMADMMTELKGDEKEAKSDSDKAVPLTTDETSGQSPQKSNAKTTKEDDKKKSSLRRTLEKMLGRD
- a CDS encoding glutathione S-transferase family protein; this encodes MLIVHHLNNSRSQRILWMLEELGVEYQIKHYQRDPDTSRAPAELKAVHPLGKSPVIEDDGLIVAETGAIIVYLLDKYGEGRFRPEKGTQQYVDYVHFLHFAEGSAMLPLLLSLYTGYLGEAAAPIQPMIISEIKGILDYCEYSLTRSEYFAGDDLTGADFQMIFPLEAAKARGRLHGYEACLDYVVKIHSRPAYLAALEKGGEYAYGPK
- a CDS encoding VOC family protein, giving the protein MQADVFHLAYPIKDKEDTRLFYRDILGCSVGREAKNWIDFNFFGHQLSFHIRPDAFTGPSVTNDVDGKKVPVRHFGAVLDWQDWHVLRDRLVEFNIEFVIKPYIRFKGETGEQATMFFLDPSGNALEFKSFKDRSQIFAP
- a CDS encoding M20/M25/M40 family metallo-hydrolase, with amino-acid sequence MLVTLWVTLYTPVAAIYEFVLRLLLEILLKVFNHIPERFKRCNQAMLELGNKIMGIKLKAVLSAAILFCLALNACSDAAVNNDTVNSVKAVQEHVSLSPELKTLIDTAMEGTHGYDITRELTTEVGPRLAGTDAEARARDWAVDKFKELGLQNVRIEPFTIPGWVRGVETASILSPYPQDLYITALGGSVATPDEGVKAEIAYFPTFEDLESAPEGGLEGKIVFISGKMEKAPDGAGYGPANRKRRSGATEAGRRGAIAVVIRSVGTDSHRFPHTGQMRYSPDVKPIPIGALSAPDADQLERMLTSGETVSLHLTMTPRAVGDLPSGNVVGEIVGTERPEEIVLISGHLDSWDLGTGAIDDGAGIGISAGAAQVLIESGLKPKRTIRVVAFGAEEVGLLGGFAYAEHHKNDLINHVLATESDFGAGLVYEVQSGAKAGNEVIEAMAKAMGLPMSQTPTNGGPDIFPLFNKGVPAMRFQQDGTDYFDLHHTPDDTFDKIKPEEMAQNVAAFATMIWLAGNAETNFRLED
- a CDS encoding DUF6702 family protein — translated: MLNSNFLLTACTRRTTLTGLASLSCSSLGIKALAHKLTTTETRVEITTKTGLVQVIHTFHTHDAEVALAKAKIIDMPDLTRLRQRAQMALYVEKTFSILQNGEPIDLRLVGAEIDRGNVLTYQEGKIELPLGEISITAEMMRSFVLNQINNVDVYIDGKVHSLQFRGSDGRKNILA
- a CDS encoding YrbL family protein, with the protein product MTINPKLPDFNETVSLNESGAFAEGGNRLCFVHPQDARLCIKVSKPGAVKKARDAKPLYKRARSLSAFDDNMGEFKAYHQSAIRHPRVSQERLWAHLPRCYGWQNTSLGLGLVSDFYQNENGEAAASLEHLLINTDLLASYKKKLLEFSDYLRETGVLTKNILPHNLVLANDGRLKLIDGLGRLGFIPTVEWSEKARRNYIERRIKKMFLRVEWEFNGRERPWNEVEKKGRL
- a CDS encoding M28 family metallopeptidase codes for the protein MSPIKLLATVSLTAMLFTACSSEPTTPTLGDTSISAADLGRRIERLASDEFEGRAPGTPGGQAASQYIADEMALAGLSPAGDSGTYFQNVELTEATVNAGSFMNIHKASDDSNILEADLKTNAVYWTKRLDKTVNVTESELVFVGYGITAPEYGWNDYEGLDVKGKTVVILVNDPGFATKDEALFKGNAMTYYGRWTYKYEEAARQGAAGAIIVHETAPASYGWDVVAGSWTGAQYDLVRPDRGASRAALEGWVHLDAAKQLFEAAGLDYGQLKNQAVTKDFKPVPMGELRLNAKIEQTVQTTTSRNVAGEIKGAVRPDEYVLYMAHWDHLGKNDNLEGDDKIYNGAVDNATGTAAIIEIGEAMAQGAKPERSVIFVAVTAEESGLLGSAYYGDAPLVPLKNTVAGVNIDAILPLGKTKDVKVMGFGASELEDRLKTVLDERDMYIVPDDKPEAGYYYRSDHISLAKKGVPMLYADLGNDHFMNGLTYGEDFANGYTKERYHKPGDEYDNSWDLTGIKQVTEIFYDLGLNIANSEDWPNWYEGTEFRSLRDDMLKD